The genomic window attcttttgattgttacttattttatttgaaataatttatgaaatgttaattattattattttaatttcttcatctttcatttttattttattttttagatttgatttctattattttgattattatttattttatttgagataatttatgaaattatatttttttttcaatttcatcctcattcaactttttaatttgtaagatttgttcctcattattttaataaacttgagaaaataaaacattaataagttatttttcagctcattttccatgacataaccaaacactagaaagtgtttaccaacttatttttcattacactaccaaacatcgaaaaataattcactttccaaaaagaaactactttctagcaaacaaacgggTATTCTGGCCTTTTTACCCCCCAatgtaaagaagaaaatttcTCTATGCAATGAACCcctgttttgtattattttcctATCCGGATATTGCGGGCCAGGTTTGAGGTAGGAAACGTGTGAATTCAAAGATCTCTATTTCTGGAGAAAttgtagaaaataaaatcttctttCCAATGAAACTAATCTTGCAATTTTTGGACCTCTGAGACTTGAGATATGGGCCATAACCCGAGACAACATTTGGAATGCAGGAAGTTCGGGTCTAATTCAATCCCTGTTTTTTGACTCGTTCTTTGGGCTTCGAACAGCAAAACTGAGTTCCATGTCCTTCATATGTTTTGTAGATCTTTATCTAAGATGTTTGAAAATAGTGACAAACGCCTGGAACTGGGTTGTTTAGCTTCCTTTGCAGCCCAAAATCAATCAATGTTCGGTTTTACTATCGGATTCTGCCTACTCAGTAATCTAGtatctgaaaatatattaatttttcacGTGATCAATAGTTCAAAAAGGAatccaaaattttaattaacttgtGCAACAcattcaaaatatttcaaaatcaagcatAAATAGTAGAAAATATACATGCTAAAAATTCCCTTATCACTCGgattatgaattaatatatCAACATAGCTAatatttaaagtaatttaataaaaaaaatcatttatactGATTTagaccctgtttgtttttatgtttcaaaagcacttttgaaaaaatttaaaaaaatttaatttttttctttgcttcaaattaatattttttggtgtttttagattattttgatgtgctaattttaaaaattattttaaaaaaattaaaaaaatattattttaatatatttgtaagtaaaaatcacttttaaaaccAACTGCAACCATGAATGATATACTGAATGCTACACTGCAAGACCTTCAGTCCCATCAATATATTTTGCACCTGTACACGGCTGAATTTCTTGCCAATTAGACTAGAGTTGAAAAGGTATAGATGAGATTTATTCTGAAAAGACTTTGCcttctatttttccttttctagcCAACATAAATGTCCATATGACTGATAAAAAATGAgatgtatttttcaataaaggaCAGTAATGATCACTGAGAGACGAGATAAGAATTGGATCCAGGTTCTGATGATTTCTCAAGGAAGTGTAAATTTTCATGACAAGATATTAAAGGAGAGAGATGGATGGAACATGTTTTAAGATAATTGTTATTGCATTGTATTATGTTCATAGTGATCTTCGTACACTTGactatttctatatatttacaaCTATGGCAAAATTGTCTTGCAAAATTGTATTGAAGGGCAGTGAAAGCAAAGCTGCTCCATCTTGAGAAGAGCATCAACTAGTGGCTGAGAATGTTGAGAATGGTAACTCTGGTTTTCAGTAATCTCCTGTAAACAGCCTCCAACTCCTCCACTGCTTCCTGAATGTTTGACTCTAATGCCTCCAGTCCTTTCAATGCATTTTGCACTTGTActgaattgatgtctttgctcGATTTCAGGACAAGCAATTCGGCGTCTATCTTTTTGAATTCATTGAGTTCAGCTTCGCATGATACACGTTTGGATGGAAATAGTTTTGAAACGACAGACCAGCCATGGGAGCTTGATCTTGCCTTTGTCTGAGAAACCATGGACAAGAGAGATTGGAAAATCCCGAGGCTGATTTCTTTTACTTCTGTCAGCAGGCTGACTGCATCGACTGCTGAAGTGATGTTCTTCTCCATGCTCTTCAAATTTTTGAAGCATTTGCGGATTGTTTTATCTAATTGTTTCCTGGACATAATATAAGCTTCAACTTCACTTGCGAATCCAGATTCTCCACCTTTTCTCCTCCTGAGAGATGATTCAAGTTCCTGCAAGCACTccttaattgatgaaaaaacatCTCTAGTTGTGCTGCACATGTCCAACAAGAGCAGAGATCCACTCGACACCTCTTCTcccctttctttttgttgttcattggAGAGGGTTTGTTGTGTTAATGGCAACTGAAGAAAATCCTCAACACACTCATACAAGACTTTGAGGCCACTCAATTTGTGGTAAACTGAAGTAGAAGTTGTTTCTGATGATCTCAACCTGTCCAATTGATCTTCTACGCTGACATTTAGAGGGTGAGATCTTGAGGGCAAGCTGATAGAGCGAATGTGGCAAGCAGCCATCTTATCCTTTAGCAGAAGAACGCTGGTTATTGATGTTGATACAATTGAGCTTGGGAGATGTTGTTCAAGGCATCTCTCATGGGTCTATTATATAGACAATAGGAAATAACATTAAGAAATGCATgcatccatacttgcatttgctGTCATGTGGCCTTTTTCTAACAACGCGGCTCTCTCTCATCATTGTTGTAGTTCAGGAAGCATAATGCTAATAAAATAATCTCAactgttaatatttttaaaataatagtagCATGCCTCCTTGCAACCCAGACAGGAATACGATCATCACACCGTATGAATAATTTATCAGGAATCTCATCATGTGAAATGTACAGATCTAATCTCGCAATAAAGATTTTGGAGCTCTTCATGATATTAAAATGTTATGGTAATCAAAATACTGTTAACATGATACAAGTCTGACATAATTGTTTCCTGCTTCTTGGACATGCTGCTCTACAGTAGGGTATCGACTAACCTGTACAGACTAGATTAAAGATGAAACACGTATAGCGAAATAGGTGGATCTTGCTCGATCACATGCCAACCAGCTTGTAATTATCACATATGTGCATCATTAACAAATACATTTCATGTTTTGTTGAGCTATATCACACGTGCACCTCTGTGCCAAATTCACATGCAAATAATGGCCTGTCAAGATTCCAGATGCTCCCCACCAGGTCTATCAATTGGAGCTATTCCCGAGCCTCACGATCCTTTTTGTTCTGTACAGAAGCTCGAGCAAGATAATTATGTGTGTTGAAGATATGGGTGCCATCCACTTGTGcgcatatatattttatttgattcataTCCTTACGCAGGGTGTCATGGCAATGAAGCATGAAACAATTTTGTCAGGGATCTGAATAActgatttttattcatttcattaACATTAGAAAATAGTGTTCGTAGCAATGGCTTGTCAAGTTTGCCTCAGGAACAGCAATGTATTATGAGATGGTCTGTGAATTTCACAGCATTCTAGCTCAAAGTCAAATGGATTCTGATGTAATGAAAATTTTTCTGTCGAGGATTCATTGGCACATATGTTAATATTAGGATTATCTTATAGGAAGCACTCATCTTGAATCATAGCAATGATGAGAGAAAGCCGGCCGCTGTCGGAAAATGCAACGCATGACAGTGATGCAAGCCTGGAATGATGGAATCTGAATTGCGACTCTGTTCGGTATATAATAGGTGCAAGAGGAGTTGGCTTGAACGACTTTGAAGTTGGACCTACATTACATATCCCACTGATGGaggctttcttcttcttaaggGAAGATGGATGCCTTTGTTGGAGCTCTATAGCTGCTTGCCATTTTCGCTCCATCAGCTTGGCTTCAGAATCCCATCCCCTGGCTCAGAGTATCAAGTTGCAGTTGGAAATGTTGAGATCATCACAAGAAACATCCTCATCAACCTGCCAAAGATCGAGTGGCCTCAAGACTTTATACTAGTGCGTGGACGATTTTCTTCAATCGTCACTCTCCTACCAAGCCCTCTCCAATGAACATTGAAGCATATATGGTTAGTTAAAAACTGAAGCAAGTGATCTTCAAGTCCTTCAGATACTCGATGACAATGGAGAAAAGTGCACATAGCCAACCTTGGACAAAGAAACCATCTTGGCGTGTCTTGTTAGTtagtggagacaaacaatgtcccaccatatgcaagtgggaatacctaatctcccacttggcACATGGTGGAGGACACAAACGGTGGGCATAAATCAAGGCATGATTTATGCCCCTTTACTCCCATCTTGTATACATATAAGCTCAGTGAAGAGCTGCGTGTGTAAGTgtaaaaacacagagagaacaGAAGAGAAGTGAGAACAGCAGAGAGAGCTTGTGTGAGTGGAGTTGAGTCGAGAAgagttttctcctcctcctttgtttgtattgtttctttgAGTGATTAATACAAgacagtagctccgtggagtaggcaagttgccgaaccacgtaaatttgtgtgtgtttgagttctggaattttccaacaactggtatcagagcttgttcttgacaaagagggtgtttgatccaaactcaaaaatcaaagttctccaAACGTGTTTTTGAACATACCATCGTGTAGAGGACAACCGGACGAATCCACTTTTGAAAACCCGGCGAAGAACCGACGTCCTGCATGCCCGCACGCGCCCACACGCGCCTACGTCCAGACTGCCCACGCGCACCAACGCGCCGTACGCGCGCCACGCTCCATCTTCGCCCGGATTCTGCAAAACGGGTCGGGCTGACCCGCCACGTCATCACATCCGTACGGCCACCGTCCGcgtcacctgccacgtcacctgccacgtcatcTCTGAGTTTTGTTCCGATGTGTCGCAGAAGCTGATATTCTGACACGTGGCTACATCATAACCGTTGAGGGGTTTTGATCCAGTACTACGCAGGATCTAATCAGTTGACACGTGGTTAAATCAGGACCACTATTGAGTATTGATCCAGTGTGACTCAGGCCATCATCTGCTGACACGTGGCTTAATCATAACCGTTACTGAGTTTTGATACGGTGTGACGCAGGACCTAATCTGCTGACACGTGACTTCATCAGAACCGCTACTGAGGTTTTGATCCGGTGCGACGCAGGCGGTACTCTGGTTGACACGCGGCTGCATCTGCACCGTCCGTTAATCCAAAACTTTGATTGCTAAAAGCTGAGCCATCCGAAGTCCGATTGGGGTGATCTCAGTGTCATTTCCAAGGTTTTCGGCTGTTCCGGACACATctgtaaggtcagatttggGAAATTCGAATCGAAGAAGTAGTaaaaatggcagatgaaataaaagcagctggaattgaaaaatttgacgggacagattttggatactggaaaatgcaaattgaggattatctatatgggaagaaacttcatcttcccttgttggggagcaaaccagaaaatatgcaagaagaagattggctacttcttgatagacaagttctgggcattgtccggttatccttatcaagaagagttgctcacaatgttacgaaagaaagatccactgcaagattgatggaagccttgtctgggatgtatgagaagccatcagcaaataataaagtGCACCTGATGAAAAAGTTGTTCAACTTGAAGATGGTCGAAAACACTTCTGTGACACAACACCTCAATAACTTTAATACCatcacaaatcaattatcatctgttgagattgagtttgatgatgagattcgtgCACTCATTttgctagcttcacttccaagcagttgggaaggcatgaggacagccgtgagcaattcagctggaaaatccaaactgaagtatgatgacattcgagacttgattttggctgaagaagtgcgaaggaaagactcgggtgaaagttcaagctcaggatcagctctcaacatcaacactcgagggaggagacatgatagaggcttatccagaggcagatcaaaatcaagatatagaagtaaaagcaagtttggacccagaaagcaggttgaatgttggaattgtggcaaacctggtcatttcatgaggaattgcacaaaaccgaaaaaacctgaagctgaCTCTGCAAACGCTACCACAAATGAGGTGCAAgatgctttgattcttgctgtgcatagtcctgttgatgattgggttcttgattctggtgcttcatttcactgtacaccacaccatgaaatgatgcaaaactatattgctggagatcacggtgtagtctatctggccgatggacaaccattggatattgtgggtttaggagatgtacaaatcaagacaatgaatggatctatatggaacttgcaaaatgtaaggcatgttcctgatctaaagaagaagctgatctcggtcggacaacttgatgatagtggtcattcaatcctttttttctggaggtatgtggaaggtatcaaagggagcaatggttttggctcgtggaaagaaaaccggcaccctgtatatgaccacaagatttgcagacattattgcctctactgaagcagaaaatcaagcacatctatggcactgtagactcggccatatgagtcaaaaggggatgaagatacttcagtcgaagggaaagctggcagaattaaaaaatgtcgatctagacatttgtgaaagctgtgttcttggaaaacagaaaaagctcagtttcttgaaggttggcaggaccttaagaccaagaaagctatagctggtacacacagatttatggggaccgtctccagtagcatctcttggaggttctcggtattacgtgactttcattgatgatttcagcaggaaggtatgggtttactttctgaaaaataaatctgatgtgtttgaaacattcaagaagtGGAAGGCTATGGTTGAGACTGAATCAGGTCTGAAGTTGAAATGCTTGAGATCCGATAACggaggagaatacattgatggaggtttcaaAGAGTATTGTGTTGTTAATggtatcagaatggaaaagaccgttCCAGGCACACCGCAACAGAATGGCATTGCTGAACGAATAAACCGgaccatcaatgaacgagctagaagcatgaggttgcaTTCAGGGATACCTCAAACATTCTGGGCTGATGCAGTTCATACTgcagtttacttgatcaaccgtggaccatcagttcctttggagttcaaattgcccgaggaagtatggagaggaaaagaggtacaactctctcatttaaaggtctttgggtgtgtttcctATGTGCATATAGATTCTGATGCTCGCAACAAGCTAGAagccaaatccaagaaatgtttcttcattggttatggagatgaagaatttggatttcggttctgggatgatcagaacagaaagattatcagaagcaggaacgtgatcttcaatgagaaagttttgtacaaagacagatcaagtgcagaaacagatatgactgattcagatacaagtccacaaagatctgaattcataagattagaaggccttcccgatgttactaagcagaacaacaatcaagagcctttacaagaagactcaagcatatctgtacccgctactacacaagaagaagcggagcaaattgaaccagctgttcgcaggtcttcgaggacgataaagcccccgcaacggttcacacttttactgaattacattttgttgacagatggtggtgaaccgctaacttatgaagaatccttacaagatggaaactcaagcaagtgggagttagccatgaaggatgagatgagttcgttgctgaagaacaagacttgggagctaaccacactgcctgaaggaaagaaggctttacaaaacaagtgggtttacagagtgaagactgagcatgacggaagtaaacggttcaaggcaagacttgttgtcaaagggtttcaacaaaagaaaggcattgactactctgagatattttctccagttgtgaagctcacaacaatcagagttgttctggggatagtagctgcagaa from Populus trichocarpa isolate Nisqually-1 chromosome 5, P.trichocarpa_v4.1, whole genome shotgun sequence includes these protein-coding regions:
- the LOC18099702 gene encoding uncharacterized protein LOC18099702; the encoded protein is MAACHIRSISLPSRSHPLNVSVEDQLDRLRSSETTSTSVYHKLSGLKVLYECVEDFLQLPLTQQTLSNEQQKERGEEVSSGSLLLLDMCSTTRDVFSSIKECLQELESSLRRRKGGESGFASEVEAYIMSRKQLDKTIRKCFKNLKSMEKNITSAVDAVSLLTEVKEISLGIFQSLLSMVSQTKARSSSHGWSVVSKLFPSKRVSCEAELNEFKKIDAELLVLKSSKDINSVQVQNALKGLEALESNIQEAVEELEAVYRRLLKTRVTILNILSH